The sequence TGACCTCCGAGCCTCCCCGGGGGAGCGGGGCACCGCGCGGTGCTGCGGGCTCCCGCAGCGCCGGACTGCCGCGCGTCCCCGCGGAGGCGAATGGTCCCGCGCAGCCGCGCGCGGCCGTGGCCCTCGTGAGCGCGACGTGGGCGGGACCCTCGCGGCCCGCCCCGACCGTGCTGCGGGAGCTCGCCCGCCGCTGGGACGGCGCGGTGCACAGCCTCCTCGTCGAGGATCCTCCCGACGAGCTGCTCGAGGCGTGGAAGATCGACGCCCTGCCCACCTGGCTTCGTTTCCAGCCGGGCGTGGAACCTGCGCAGGGCGCCGTCGAGACGCATGGGGATGACGAGGTCGCGGAGGATCCGCTGGTCGTGCCCGAGCTCCGCGGGTTCGGACCCGACGGCGCAGCGCTCACGCTGCCCGGACCCTGGACTCTCACCCACCGACGCACCGGTGCACAGCCGAAGCATGTCGTCGAGGCGGAGTTCGGCCCGTACGCGCACCTCTCGTAGGCGGGCCGCGCCCGCCCGCCCTCCTGCACGGCTGCACGGCTGCACGGCTGCACGGCTGCACGGCTGCACGGCTGCACGGCTGCACGGCTGCACGGCTGCACGGCTGCACGGCTGCACGGCTGCACGGCTGCACGGACCAGCATGGGCAGGTACGTCACCGGCTGAGTACCGGCGCCGGCCCAGCGCACGATCCTGGTTCCCAGGGGATGTCGGCGCCCCCTGTCAAGTTCCGTGAGACGGCGTGCTCTGAAGTGCACAGGTAGCGTCATCCACACGGTTGTTCACACCGATATCCACAGTGTGGTGCGAGTACATCCACACCTTTATCCACAATCTAGTGTGGATAACCCTGTCCGGGTTGCCAATTCATACAGGCGCTACACAGGGCGCTGACCTGCACCGATGCGAGTGTCGCGGCAAACGGGGGCCCACCTGTCAGAAACCTTCGTGGCCAACTGTGTGTCCTGGCCCACATCTTGTACGTCTGTCATTATCTAGTTATCCACATGGTTGCGCACAGTGTGCATAGAGCTCGCGCATGTGGACCTGTCGGGTGATCGTGGAGTACCGATGGGGCTTTATGACGTACGCCGCCGGGCCAGGTCGCTGCGGTAGCCGCAAATGACTACCACCGGCGCACTGAGCGAACCGGCTCCCCACTCGACCCACCGGTCGACACTGAACTGAGTTTCGCGTGAAATGCGGGCGGTGCGCCTTGCCGGCTCGATCGCTCCACTCTGGACGGTCCCGGCAGATCGCCCGCGGTGGGCGTCGCCGAGCACTCTCGTGGAGGTTTCGCGTGGAACCCACCGAGCGCACACTTCGCCACCACAGCGCTGACGAAGGTCTGGGCATCGTGCATCCGGGAGCCCTGGTAGCACCGGCGGTCCGGTACCGAACCATCAGCCGAACATTCAGCCTGCCGATCTCATGGACTCCTGGACCGTGCGGGCCAACCCGACGAAGGGCTCCGCTGTGCGAGTAGTCGGTGATTCACGTGGAACGATACTCTGTGTACACCACCATGCGGGCCGAGTGTGCTCGGAATGGAGCGCACTGGACCTCCCGACCGACGCACAAGGCTCTCGAAGGACCGTTACGTCGCGTTTCACGTGCAACAGGATCGGTGAGGTCATATTTCTCAGGCGCCGGGCTACTCTCGGCTGCGATCCACGTTGACGCAGTGAGGAGTGTGCCTGGTTTCCCGTGAAACCCTGGACGCAAGGGCTTGCTTGACGCTGCCCTGTGCTTTCCGCGTAGCCGATGATGGGAAGTGTCTGTCAGCAAGAGCGTGTTTCCCGTGGAACGCACGGTTGCGATCAGTAGTGGGAGGTGTTCTCGGGTCCCCTCCCGGGAAATGGGGATGGTGCGGCCTTCACACGCGCCGGGCTGAGTACGTCCCTGCGGGCGACCTGCCGGACCGAGGCGGTCCCGCACGTCTCCGCCCACGAGCCCATACCGCGGTTCTCAGATCAAGCCTGTCGTGAGACCGAATTTCCAGTGAAACTGATCGCAGTGCGGCTTTGGCTCCCAACCCAAGACCACGTGGAGCAGTCAGCAACAGGGCACGGCCAGCCAACACCACGCCGGTACACCACGAGCACGCTCGAGAGACGGGTGTCTCGAACTCCGTCTGCTCTTCGCGCTCGACCGCGGTCAGGCGGCAGTTCCCCGTGAAACGCGTGCGCTGCCGATCGGTACTCCGACGGCGCGGGACTCGGTGCTCACACTGGGGGCGTGGACACTTAAGCATTCCTGCAAGCGTCAATCCCCTATATGGACGTCTGCCGCTCACGACGGGCGAGGAGCAGCAATTTCGCACAGGTTTCACGGGGAACATCGATCTATGCCAGGGCGCCGACATGCGTCGAGTCGGCACCTCTGCCGGCGGCGCTGAATGTCTTGCCGAGAGGGCTCACTTCGATGCGGCCCGATTCACGTGGAACATGCTTGAGAGCAGAGAGTCATCCTGCCGACTGCACTTCGGGGCGTGCTGCACCTGCATACACGTGTCCGCACCCTGGTCATCTCAACACCGTGCGTCGGGCTCTTGGCTCAGCTTCCCGTGAAACGAGCTGTTCTGCGGCGGCGAAGTCCTCTCGCGCGGTGCAGACGACCGCCACGCCCTGCTTCACGGGAAACGGACACCAAAAAGCCCCCCGCCCACTCCATCCGCAGCGCTAAGCACTAATAGCGTCCGAACGTAGTGGCCAGGCAGGTTTGCCGTGAAACTTGATATGACGACAGTGATTGGTGAGGAGAGTGGACCGCTGAGAGCGGGGCCCCGGCCGGAGCGCGCGAAAGCGAAGCATCAGCACCATGGTGGGCGTCGTCGTTCCCCGTGAAACGGTGAGACAAGCACTGGGCAGGCGAGGCGGGGAGCGTCGTGAGGACCGGAGCTACTGACAGACATGGAGGCATCGCTCTGCGGAAGCGATCGGAGGGGCAGGACGGATCTGTAGTGGACAGAGCGATATCCACAGAGTTGTGCACATCGGTGGATAAGCCGACGGATTGCGACGGTGGGGCGCTGACCTGCAGCGTCTTAGAGCCCGGGTGTGCAGAGGACTGTGACATGCGTCACCATGATGACGATGTCGACTGTTCTGTCATGTCCCTGACGGGCAAGTACCCGTCCCGCCGCCAACATGTCATATGCCGGGGAAGAAGCCCGTCCCCTGGGCACAGAAGAGGGGACCCGCGACATCGCGAGTCCCCCCAAGTGGTGGATCCGAGTCAGCCCTCGTGCGAATCGCCCGTCGGCAGAGGAACGTCGAGACCCATGTTCTCCACGAGCCGCTCGAGATCCTCGAGGTTCGTGAACTCGAGAGTGATGCGGCCCTTCCGCTTGCCCACATCGATGCGCACCGGCGCCTCGAGACGGTTCGAGAGCCGGCTGGTCAGATCGACGACGTGCGGGTCGTAGGTGCTGCGGCGCACGGTCCTGGTGGCCGTCTGCTGCTGCCCACCCCGAGCGACCAGGCGCTCCACAGCGCGCACGGAGAGGCCCTCCTGCACGATCCGCTGGGCGAGCTCCTCCATGAGTGCCGGATCATCGAGAGACAGCAGCGCGCGGGCATGTCCTGCACTGATGGCTCCGCTGGCCAGCCGGCGCTGCACGAGAGCCGGGAGGCGCAGCAGGCGAAGCGTGTTCGTGATCTGGGGGCGGGAGCGGCCGATGCGCTCACCGAGCTCGTCCTGGGTGCACCCGAAGTCCTCCAGCAGCTGCTGGTAGGCGTTGGCCTCTTCGAGGGGGTTCAGCTGGGTGCGGTGGAGGTTCTCCAACAGGGCGTCCCGGAGCAGATCATCATCGCTCGTCTCGCGGATGATCGCCGGGATCGACTGCAGGCCTGCACGACGCGCGGCACGCCAGCGCCGCTCACCCATGACCAGTTCGAACGATTCGCCGTCGTCGGTGACCGGGATCGGGCGCACCACGACCGGCTGGAGGACACCGACCTCGCGCAGCGAATAGGCGAGCTCATCGAGCTCGTCCTCGTCGAACATGGTGCGCGGGTTGCGTGGGTTCTCCCGCACCTCATGGATCGGGATCTCGGCGAACACCGCGCCCGGCACGCTGAGGAGACCGCGCTCCTCCAGGTCCTCCCCAGCGGCCGCGGGCGACGCCGACGGGCTCGGCGAGTCATCGCTGCCGGGTGCCGTCGGCTCGGCCGGTGAGGAGTCATCCGCCGCGCCGTGATCGACGTCGTGGTCCTCGGACGCGGTCACGTCCTTCGCCTCGGCGGGCTCCTCGGGATCGGCGGGCTTCTCGGGCTCGGCCGGGTGAGCAGGGGTCGGGGTGACCGGCTCGACGTCCACCACAGGGCTGGGCTCGCCTGCGGGGGCAGGGGTGGGGGCGGAGTCGTCGGCCGATGCTGCGGGCGCGGGAGCGGCCGTGTCCGGGGCTGCGGTCTCCTCGGCCGGAGCGGGCTCTGCCGCGTCCGTGGAGGTCGGGGGCGGCGTCGACGCGGGGGACTTAGGTGTCGAGGGGGCCGCGGGGGCCTGCGCCTCGGTCTCGGTGGTGTTCGTCGCCGGGGACGTCTCGGGAGTGGAGGTTTTCGCCGGGGCGCTCGTGGGCGCGGTCGCCTCGGGAGCGGCCGTCTTCGGTGCTGCGCTCTTCGGGGCAGCGCTCTTCGACGCGGAGGACTTCGGCGCCGTCGTCTTCTTCGCCGTGCTCTTCGTCGTCGTGCTCGTGGAACGGGCGGGCGTCGATCCGGTCGACGTCGAGCTCGTGGACTTCGAGGCCGTGGAGGACTTCTTCGCCGGCGTGCTCTTCGCCGGCGTGCTCTTCGCGGCGGTGCTCTTCGCGGCGGTGCTCTTGGCGGGGGAGCTCTTCGCCGCGGGGCGCTTCTTCGCGGTCGACGAGACCTTCGTCGTCGTCCCGCTGCCGCTCGAGCGGGAGGTGCGCGCCGGAGCCGAGGAAGTGGGCGCCTCGTCCGTGCTCTCGTTCGCCTCCGGGCCGCGGCTGGCGGAGCGTCGGGCGCCGGCGGCGGTGCGGTTGCGGCGCTCGGCGGCGGCCCGCGCCATCCCCGTGGCCAGGTCATGGGCGCCGGCGCGTTCGCGCTGTGCCCGCTCCTCCTCGTAGGAGGCCTTCTCCCCGGAGAAGAACATGTCCACCGGGCGCGGGTTCGCAGACCCGGTGCCGGCGGCGGAGTCGGGGCGCGTGCGCGTACGAAGCTCCTGCTCGGGGGCAGGCGTCGAGCCGGCACCCGGGATCAGGGCACCGAGTCCTCGACCGAGTCCTCGCTTCTGCGTCATGGCCGTTGTCCTTCCGAGAAATGTCGTCGCCGTCGGGGTGTGCACCGCTCCCGCGCGCTTCGTCGCGCGGTGGACCGGTGCCGCAGGGTCAGGGAGCGGGTCGCGTGTTCAGCTCGTAGGCCGCCGCGCGGTACGCCAGCGCACCGCTCGAACTGGGATCGTACGTCAGCACCGTCTGGCCGTAGCTCGGTGCCTCGGAGATCCTCACCGAGCGCGGGATGGTGGTGTCCAGCGTCTGGTCCGGGAAGTGGTCGCGGACGTCCTGGGCCACCTGCGCCGCGAGGCGGGTGCGGGCGTCGTACATCGTGAGCATGATCGTGGAGACCACCAGCTCGGGATTGAGGTGCTGACGGATCAGATCGATGTTGTTCAGCAGCAGCGAGAGACCCTCGAGCGCGTAGTACTCCGCCTGGATCGGGATCAGCACCTCGCGCGCGGCGACGAGGGCGTTGACCGTGAGCAGGCCGAGCGACGGCGGGCAGTCCACGAGCACGTAGTCCAGCGGCTCCAGGCCCTGCTGCTCGCGCTCCTCGAGATGGTCGCGGATGGCGTTGCGCAGCCGGTTCTCGCGGGCGACGAGGGAGACCAGCTCGATCTCGGCGCCGGAGAGGTTGATCGTGGCCGGGGCGCAGAACAGTCCCGGCATCTCGGGGACCTGCTGGATCACCTCGGACAGCGGAGCGGACTCCACCAGCACCTCGTACATGCTGGGCACCTCGGCATGATGCTCGATGCTCAGCGCGGTGGAGGTGTTGCCCTGCGGGTCGGCGTCGAGCACCAGCACGTTCAGGCCGCCCATGGACAGCGCCGCGGCGAGGTTCACGGTGGTGGAGGTCTTGCCGACGCCGCCCTTCTGGTTGGCGACCGTGATGATCCGGGTTCCGCCCACGCGGGTGAACTCGAGCCCCTCGAGCTGCTTGCGACGAGCATGATCCCGGGTCAGCTCCCGCATCAGCGGGGTGTCGTCCATCGCGCCGCGTCCCCGGGAGGAATCATCGCGCTGTTCAGCCACGTGCGTCTCCCTTCCTGGTCGCCTTCGCACGGCGACGCACTTGGACCACTGTAGTGGGAACCTCGACCTCGCCCACCCCGTAGCGGGAGATGGTGGGATCGACGCCTCCGAGCGTGGTGAGCACCTTCTGGGCCTTCTCGACCTCGTCCGGGGCCGAGGAGCCCTTCATCGCCAGCAGCGTCCCGCCGTCGGCGACCAGCGGCAGCGTCCAGCGGGCCAGCTTGTCGAGCGCGGCCACCGCGCGGGCGGTGACCACCTCGAAGCTGCGGTGTCCGTGCAGCTCCTCCGCCCGGGCGCGCACCACCTCGATGCCGAGGCCCAGCTCGGCGTCGACCTCTTCGAGCCAGGTGGTGCGGCGCTGCATCGTCTCGATGAGCGTGACCTGCAGGTCCGGGCGGGCGATCGCGATCACCACGCCGGGCAGGCCGGCACCCGAGCCGACGTCGGCGAGGGTGGAGGCCGACGGGTCGATCGCATCGACCATCAGGGCGCAGTTGAGCAGGTGCCGTTCCCAGAGACGGTCCACCTCGCGCGGCCCGATCAGACCACGCTCGGGGCCCTGGTCGGCAAGCAGCGCGACGAAGCGCTCCGCGAGCTCGAGACGCTCTGCGAAGAGACGCTCCGCCGTCGGGCGCAGGGATTCAGGCAGCGGCTGCACGGCGGGCCTCAGGACGCCGGGTAGATCACGACGTGACGGCTCTTGCCGTCGCCATCGGACTCCGAGCGCAGCCCTTCGCGCTTGGCGACGTCGTGGACGACCTTGCGCTCGAAGGGGTTCATGGGGCGCAGCGGCACCGGGGTGCCGGCCTCCTTGGCCTCGGCGATCGCCGTGGCGGCGAGCTCCTCGAGGTTGCCCTTGTGCTCCGCGCGGAAGCCGCCGATGTCGAGCATCAGGCGGGAGCGGTGCCCGGTGCGGGTCTGCACGGCCAGGCGGGCGAGCTCCTGCAGCGCGTCCAGCAGCTCTCCCTTGGGGCGGTTGAGGCGGGCGAGCTGGTCTGCGCCGCGGATCTCGACCGAGGCCCGGTCGCCGTCCACGTCGATGTCGATGTCGCCGTCGAGGTCGGAGATGTCCAGCAGCTCCTCGAGGTAGTCGGCGGCGATGTCGCCCTCCTCCTCGAGACGCTGCAGGCGCTCCTCGGCGCTCTCGCCGGCCTCGTCCTCCGTCTCCTCCGTGCGGTCCTCCGCGCCGGCGGACTCCGGGGACGCGGCGGCATCCGGGATCGGTGCCTCCGCGTCGGCGCTGTCGGCAGCAGCAGCGGCTGCGTCGGCGGGAGCCTGCGGGGCCGCCGTGCCCTCGGTCTCGACCGGCTGCGCGGCGGCGCTGTCCTCCGCGACGGATTCAGGCGTGGCGTCGTTGGCGTTCATTCGGGTCCTCCGGGGAATCCTGGGATGACGGGGATGCGCCCCGGGAGCGGCTGTGCTCCCGGGGGCCGGGTCACTTCTTGCGCTTCTTCTTCGCGCCCTTGTTCAACGGGTTCGACCCGGGCGACGGCGCGGGGGCCTCGCCCGCGGCCTCCTGGGCCCGACGGCGCTCCTCCGCGGCCTTCGCGCGCAGGGCGCGGGCCCGCTCGAGCTTCTCCTCGTCGGTGAGCTTCTTGCCTCCCTTGCCCTTGGTGGGCTGCACCCGGATCGGCGCCTCGGGCTCCGGCTCCGCGGAGATCTTCTTCGGCGGCGTGAAGTCCAGCGGCTCGAGGCCCTTCTTCTCCCGCTTGGCGTTGATGCGCGCCTGGCGCTCCTTCTCCGCGTCGGAGCCGGGGGTGGGGGTCGCACGGATGACGATGGCCTGCTGGCCGAAGGTCCACACGTTGGTGGTGAGCCAGTAGATGAGCACACCGATCGGCATGCCCGGTCCCGTGATCACGTAGATGAACGGGAGCATGTACAGCATCATCTTCTGCGTGCTGGCCATGGGGCCCTCGAGGGACGCCTTGGGCATGTTCTTCATGGTCAGCGACTTCTGGGTGAAGAAGGTGACCGCGCACATGCAGGCGATGATGATGCCGGCGAGGACCATCGTCACCGTGCCGCCGTCACCGGGCTTCAGGAAGCTGTTGGCGATGGTGACGTCGCCGAGGATGGTGGAACTCCTGGCGCTGCGGGCGAGCTCGGTGCTCAACGGGCCGAAGGGCGCCCCGTCGGCGGCCTCGGGCAGCTTGTAGAACAGCACCCGGAACAGGCCGAAGAAGATCGGCATCTGCAGCAGCACCGGCAGGCACGAGGAGAACGGGCTGGCGCCGGCCTCCTTGTAGATGGCCATGGTCTCCTCGGCCATCTTCTGCCGGGACTCCTGGTCCGTCTTGCCCTTGTACTTCTTCTGCACGGCCTGCAGCTCGGGCGAGACCATCTGCATCGAGCGCGAGGCGCGGATCTGGCGCACGAACAGCGGGATGATCAGGGTGCGGACCACGACGGTGAGGCCGACGATCGAGAACACCCAGGTGACACCGGAGTCCGGCTCCATGAACACGGACAGCAGCGCATGGAACTTCACCATGAGCCATGCGACGGCCCACTCGATGGGATACAGCGGATTCATCGGCCTGGTCTTCCTGCCGCACGGATGCGCATGTCGTTCATGCGAGGTGACGGCTGTGGTCGGGAGTCTCGGACAAGGGTAGGCCCTAGCGGGCTGGGCGCCGCAGTCGGCGTGGATTCCTCCACATGCCCGGAGCAGGCACCGGATCGAGCCCCCCGCGCGTGAAGGGATTGCAGCGCAGGATCCGCCCGGTGGTGAGCAGGAACCCCTTGACCGCGCCGTGCACCCGCAGGGCATCCATGCCGTACTGGGAGCACACCGGGTCGTAGCGGCAGGCGGGCGGGGTGTAGGGGGAGATGCCCACCTGATAGCCGCGCACGGGGAGCATCAGTAGCCGGCGCGGCAGGCGCAGCAGCGCGGTGCGCACGCTCACCGCACCCGCTTCCCGCGCCGGGCGAGCTTGCGCTGCGCGGCGGCCAGGGCGGAGTCGACATCGTGCTCCAGCTCGGAGAAGGGCTGGTCATCGATGCCCGGCAGGGCGCGCACCACGATCGCCGCTCCCGGCGGCAGGGCCGCCAGACGCGGCCGCACGATCTCGCGCAGCCGACGGGTCACACGGTTGCGCACCACCGCGTTGCCGATCTTCTTGGACACGACGAATCCCACGCGGGGTGCCTCGTCCCCCTGCGTGAGCAGGGCGAGATGCACGACCACGTGGGATCGGGCGCTGCGCACGCCACCGCGGGTGACTGCGCGGAACTCGTCGCCGGTGTGGAGCCGGCGACTGGACCAGTTCACGGCGCCACGGCGACTCGCACCTGGTCCGTCCGGCTCAAGCGGAAAGCTCGGAGCGGCCCTTGGCGCGGCGGGCGTTCAGGATCGCGCGGCCGGCGCGGGTGCGCATGCGGGCGCGGAAGCCGTGCTTCTTGGCGCGGCGGCGGAGGTTCGGCTGGAACGTGCGCTTGCTCATGGTTCTCCTCGATCGTGGGCACGAACGTGCCCCTCGCGGTGGTCTCTCGTCTGCTGCACGAACGGGAAGTCCGGGCGCACCCGACGTTGCGGGGCGGCTGCCGAGGTCCGATCCGATGCCGGAATGGGCCCGCAGTGGATCCGGGAACCGTATCGGGACGGCGCGCAGCGCTGACTGCACGATGTTAGGCGCGGGGGTGCATGGGGTCAACGGCACGGGGCCCCAGGAGCGGGGTTGTGGCCGGAT comes from Brachybacterium faecium DSM 4810 and encodes:
- a CDS encoding ParB-like partition protein (PFAM: ParB-like nuclease domain~TIGRFAM: ParB-like partition proteins) gives rise to the protein MFFSGEKASYEEERAQRERAGAHDLATGMARAAAERRNRTAAGARRSASRGPEANESTDEAPTSSAPARTSRSSGSGTTTKVSSTAKKRPAAKSSPAKSTAAKSTAAKSTPAKSTPAKKSSTASKSTSSTSTGSTPARSTSTTTKSTAKKTTAPKSSASKSAAPKSAAPKTAAPEATAPTSAPAKTSTPETSPATNTTETEAQAPAAPSTPKSPASTPPPTSTDAAEPAPAEETAAPDTAAPAPAASADDSAPTPAPAGEPSPVVDVEPVTPTPAHPAEPEKPADPEEPAEAKDVTASEDHDVDHGAADDSSPAEPTAPGSDDSPSPSASPAAAGEDLEERGLLSVPGAVFAEIPIHEVRENPRNPRTMFDEDELDELAYSLREVGVLQPVVVRPIPVTDDGESFELVMGERRWRAARRAGLQSIPAIIRETSDDDLLRDALLENLHRTQLNPLEEANAYQQLLEDFGCTQDELGERIGRSRPQITNTLRLLRLPALVQRRLASGAISAGHARALLSLDDPALMEELAQRIVQEGLSVRAVERLVARGGQQQTATRTVRRSTYDPHVVDLTSRLSNRLEAPVRIDVGKRKGRITLEFTNLEDLERLVENMGLDVPLPTGDSHEG
- a CDS encoding chromosome segregation ATPase (PFAM: CobQ/CobB/MinD/ParA nucleotide binding domain) codes for the protein MDDTPLMRELTRDHARRKQLEGLEFTRVGGTRIITVANQKGGVGKTSTTVNLAAALSMGGLNVLVLDADPQGNTSTALSIEHHAEVPSMYEVLVESAPLSEVIQQVPEMPGLFCAPATINLSGAEIELVSLVARENRLRNAIRDHLEEREQQGLEPLDYVLVDCPPSLGLLTVNALVAAREVLIPIQAEYYALEGLSLLLNNIDLIRQHLNPELVVSTIMLTMYDARTRLAAQVAQDVRDHFPDQTLDTTIPRSVRISEAPSYGQTVLTYDPSSSGALAYRAAAYELNTRPAP
- a CDS encoding glucose-inhibited division protein B (PFAM: Glucose inhibited division protein~TIGRFAM: glucose-inhibited division protein B); this translates as MQPLPESLRPTAERLFAERLELAERFVALLADQGPERGLIGPREVDRLWERHLLNCALMVDAIDPSASTLADVGSGAGLPGVVIAIARPDLQVTLIETMQRRTTWLEEVDAELGLGIEVVRARAEELHGHRSFEVVTARAVAALDKLARWTLPLVADGGTLLAMKGSSAPDEVEKAQKVLTTLGGVDPTISRYGVGEVEVPTTVVQVRRRAKATRKGDARG
- a CDS encoding predicted RNA-binding protein (PFAM: R3H domain) → MNANDATPESVAEDSAAAQPVETEGTAAPQAPADAAAAAADSADAEAPIPDAAASPESAGAEDRTEETEDEAGESAEERLQRLEEEGDIAADYLEELLDISDLDGDIDIDVDGDRASVEIRGADQLARLNRPKGELLDALQELARLAVQTRTGHRSRLMLDIGGFRAEHKGNLEELAATAIAEAKEAGTPVPLRPMNPFERKVVHDVAKREGLRSESDGDGKSRHVVIYPAS
- a CDS encoding preprotein translocase subunit YidC (PFAM: 60Kd inner membrane protein), which gives rise to MNPLYPIEWAVAWLMVKFHALLSVFMEPDSGVTWVFSIVGLTVVVRTLIIPLFVRQIRASRSMQMVSPELQAVQKKYKGKTDQESRQKMAEETMAIYKEAGASPFSSCLPVLLQMPIFFGLFRVLFYKLPEAADGAPFGPLSTELARSARSSTILGDVTIANSFLKPGDGGTVTMVLAGIIIACMCAVTFFTQKSLTMKNMPKASLEGPMASTQKMMLYMLPFIYVITGPGMPIGVLIYWLTTNVWTFGQQAIVIRATPTPGSDAEKERQARINAKREKKGLEPLDFTPPKKISAEPEPEAPIRVQPTKGKGGKKLTDEEKLERARALRAKAAEERRRAQEAAGEAPAPSPGSNPLNKGAKKKRKK
- a CDS encoding conserved hypothetical protein TIGR00278 (PFAM: Domain of unknown function DUF37~TIGRFAM: conserved hypothetical protein TIGR00278), translating into MSVRTALLRLPRRLLMLPVRGYQVGISPYTPPACRYDPVCSQYGMDALRVHGAVKGFLLTTGRILRCNPFTRGGLDPVPAPGMWRNPRRLRRPAR
- a CDS encoding ribonuclease P protein component (PFAM: Ribonuclease P~TIGRFAM: ribonuclease P protein component, eubacterial), with the translated sequence MNWSSRRLHTGDEFRAVTRGGVRSARSHVVVHLALLTQGDEAPRVGFVVSKKIGNAVVRNRVTRRLREIVRPRLAALPPGAAIVVRALPGIDDQPFSELEHDVDSALAAAQRKLARRGKRVR
- a CDS encoding LSU ribosomal protein L34P (PFAM: Ribosomal protein L34~TIGRFAM: ribosomal protein L34, bacterial type); translated protein: MSKRTFQPNLRRRAKKHGFRARMRTRAGRAILNARRAKGRSELSA